Within Geotrypetes seraphini chromosome 13, aGeoSer1.1, whole genome shotgun sequence, the genomic segment CGCTGCCTCTGGTCACAAAGCACGCagacctccccacacacacacactcacactcataGCAAAGAGGAACACACTCCAAGTGCAGGAAACCCAACACATGAAATAAAGTAAAAACAATAACAATGTTCAGGCCGAGGAGCAAAATCAGCAGAAGCCCTCCACATCCCTGGGGGAAGGCCCTCGATGAAATCTCCGCAGCTCTCTCCAAATCGAGATCCGCAGCATCCAGCTCCCAACGGGGACAGCTCCACCACAGACGCCCAGCCGCAGATCACGACGCCACCTCCGGGAACTTCTCCTCCACAAACTGCCGAGCCGCCTCTGGAGTATCAAAATGGTGCGGTCTACCGGAATGCAGCACCCGCAACCGAGCAGGATATTGAAGAGAGAAAGGAATACTGCGCCGGACTAGACTGGAACACAAAGGAGAAAACTTGCGTCGAGCCTGTGAAACCTCCGCCGAGTAGTCCTGGAAGCAGAGGACCGGCTTGTTGTTATAGAGCAGCTTCTTCCCCTGTCGCAGGGCCCGGAGAACCGCAAGTTTAAGCCGATAGTTGAGCAGGCGACAGATAACCACCCGCGGGCGCTCCATTCCATCTCGCCGGGATCCCAAACGATGCGCCCGCTCAATATAGAGGGGACCCAATTGCTGCGGAAGGGCCAAGGACTCCatcagccacttctccaggaaGTCCCCCAGATCCGCGTCCCCCAGCGACTCCGGCAAGCCCACGAACCTCAAATTATTGCGGCGGGACCGGTTCTCAAGATCCTCCACCTTGGCCCGGAGCGCTGCCAGAGAAGTAGACTGACCCTCCTGTTCCTGGGAGATCCTCTGCACCGCGTCCTCAGCAGCACTGACTCTCTGCTGGGTCTCCCGAACCTCTGAAGTCAGGGCTGCAAATTTCTGATCCAGCGTATCCAGCTTGTCTAAAATGCGCTGGAGCTTAGCTCCCAGCGTGCCCTCCAGCGCGGCCTGCACCTCGGCAGTCACCTCCGCGACCCATAGAGAGCTGGGGGTCTCAGGCGCCTCCGGCGATGTAGGTGCCACGTGCGCCGCCATCTTTAGCTCCGGCGGCTTTCGGCGCTCACGGTCCGCCTTGCCCGAACGCGCGGCCATCCCACGGACCGCCTCCAGATCGCACCCGAGACGCCCGATCGCACTCTCCTGCACGCCGACCCCGGGGCTGAGATTTTCAATGCCGTTTATGAAGTTGTCTGCAGCGGGCGCGCCGGAGCCACGAGCTTGTCCTGCTCACAGCCCCATGCTTCCGCCGGAAGTCGCCTCAATTTCTTTCTTTAATATTCTAAATGTTTATGAGCATGTTGTTTTTATTTGAAAGTATGCCAAATGTACTTAAGTCAGCGTAGGGTGGGGACTGGTtcttccaaaatgaatatgcataagacagatttgcatagaatggaggtagCACATGGAAATCggtctcctgcatattcattaccatgaaaacctgactggctaggaaTTGTCCCCCAGGACTGGGTTGTAGCAAATCGCAGAAGTGCAATTGAAACCAGCTGGTGAGGGCAACACAGGGGCATCAAAgttcctcctcaagggccgcaatccagtcgggttttcaaatttctccaatgaatatgcatgagatctatttgcttgcactgctttcattgtatgctaacagatctcatgcatattcattggggaaatcctgaacacccgactggattgtggccttcgaggagggactttgacatccctggcttAGAGAGAGaagctttaaatcaggggtgtcaaagtccctcctggagggctgcaatccagtcgggttttcaggatttccccaatgaatatgcatgagatctagttgcttgcattgctttcattgtatgctaacagatctcatgcatattcattggggaaatcctgaacacccgactggattgtggccttcgaggagggactttgacatccctggcttAGAGAGAAaagctttaaatcaggggtgtcaaagtcccttctggagggccacaatccagtcgggttttcaggatttccccaatgaatatgcatgagatctagttgcttgcactgctttcattgtatgctaatggatctcatgcatattcattggggaaatcctgaacatccactggattgcggccctggaggagggactttgacacccctggcaggGCAACAGCTTCACCCCACGCACTCATCTCTTCAACGCCTCTGCTACTTATAAAACTATCCACTTCCCCGAGTCCTGACTGATTACTTCAGCTTTTAATCAAAAGTAAAAGAGATGAATTGTGCTGAAATGATCTTTCTTCCTTTATCAGCTCCAGTTTAGTCTTTGCAGGTCATTAATCTAAATGCAGCCGGTTCACCCAGAGCTTAGATCTGCCTCAGACAGTGAGTTATAGCTGTGGAGAAAGCACAGCGGGTCCAAAGGCGGCACAAGTCATGTTTCATTCATCGCAATTGGTCTTCTGGGGAAATTCAGCCAGTTTTATGCACATGCACGCAGTTAGTTAAGCAAAGCTCCTCCAACGTAGAACCTCGTCTTAACTCTTGCGTCGTCCAATACGGGCTAAGACTAAATCTCTCGGTTCGTGATCGATATTTCTCCCATTTTTTCATTGATTTAGGCAAGCGCAGGTTTATAATTATTCTCCCTGAGAAACAGCTCAATCTTAAACCAAAGACTAAGAAAATAAAACACCCCCTATTCAAGGAacatttggggagggagggggttctgTTTTGAGTTTCTTGTGGTTCGGCTCTTCCGAGAGGCTCGTTTGAATGATGCCAATCTGAAAGCTGCTACATAAGCTTCCAAGTTGCTCTTTGCCCAGTCGCCCCTGAAAAAGGGACCAACTTTTCAAAGcccaaagcaacttttcccaacCTGGAATTTGTTCAATTTTaagggtgctcaagcacccacacaGCTGGCCCCTATGCCCAGCACTGTCCTTTGACCCCCAGCTGTCCAGTGCCCTGTGGTTCAGGGTTTCATGGAGCTCTTACCTTCATCGGGAGCATCCTCATCCCAGACTGTCCACATCTGGACGCAGAAGAAGGGGAACCAGCAGAGGACGTAAGCCAGAACAATGACAAAGGTCATCTTCGCTGTCCGGATCTTGGCCCTGGAGATGGTCCTCACGCTGCTGACCCTGGAAGACCCCTGGGTCTTTCTCTGCAGATTCCTGAAGATCTCCCAGAACATGAGACCGTAGCAAGTCAAGAGGACGCAGACGGGGACGAGGAAGATGGAGAAGGTGGTCCAGGTGATGTAAGCCCTGGCTCCCCAGGGGAACCTGAAATCTGCCCAGCAGTCAACCACCCCGGAACCCATGCGGATTTCTCTCAAGGAGAAGATAAATATTTGGGGGGTGCTTAAAAGGCAGCTAATGGCCCAGGTCATTGCGATCATCACGTAAGCTTGCCTGGTGGGTTGTTGCAAGGTCTTCAGAGGATGACACACTGCAATATAGCGGTCCACGGTCATTAGGAGCAACATGTAGGTGGATGCGAACATGCTGAGCACCTGAAGATACTTGACGGCTCTGCAAAGGAAGTCCGAGCCAAGAAACCTGAAGGTGATGTCCCAGATCAGCTGGGGAAGGACCTGGAAGAGTGCCACTCCTAAATCGGTCACTCCCAGGTGCAGGATGAAAAGGTgcatcctcctccttttctttcgGAGCCTGGACACGGCCAAAAGCACTAGCAGGTTGCCCGCTACGGTCCCAACCAAGATGAGGGCTAGGACGGCGATCTCTACTTTGGCCAACTCTTCGTCCCGGGGGTCGCTTGGATTCTGGGAAGACTGGTTTCTGCTCGCTCGAGGCTGGTCTTCAATGGCAGGATCCATCGTATTCAACCAGCC encodes:
- the AVPR1B gene encoding vasopressin V1b receptor, which translates into the protein MDPAIEDQPRASRNQSSQNPSDPRDEELAKVEIAVLALILVGTVAGNLLVLLAVSRLRKKRRRMHLFILHLGVTDLGVALFQVLPQLIWDITFRFLGSDFLCRAVKYLQVLSMFASTYMLLLMTVDRYIAVCHPLKTLQQPTRQAYVMIAMTWAISCLLSTPQIFIFSLREIRMGSGVVDCWADFRFPWGARAYITWTTFSIFLVPVCVLLTCYGLMFWEIFRNLQRKTQGSSRVSSVRTISRAKIRTAKMTFVIVLAYVLCWFPFFCVQMWTVWDEDAPDEESSDIAFTITMLLASVSSCCNPWIYMFFNGSLLQDTLRHFCCCCRTTHSSLKREN